From a region of the Mesotoga sp. UBA6090 genome:
- a CDS encoding nitrophenyl compound nitroreductase subunit ArsF family protein → MKLKRIITICLLLLVLISITYFAYDEIKLISQSSKSRESILEEQDDPFLPEDFVVLYYFHGTIRCKVCLDMEANAKKAVETYFSSQYGTGTLRWEVVNIDLPENHHYLEDYTIMYNTLVIQQYIDGKPGEWKELWHAWDLSEEEDQYIEYVRDEVASFLGVN, encoded by the coding sequence GTGAAACTGAAGAGAATCATTACCATCTGCTTACTACTGCTCGTCTTGATCAGTATTACTTATTTTGCGTACGATGAAATCAAACTCATTTCTCAGTCTTCGAAGTCTCGAGAATCCATTCTTGAAGAACAGGATGATCCTTTTCTTCCAGAAGATTTTGTTGTTCTTTATTACTTTCACGGAACTATCCGTTGTAAGGTATGCCTGGACATGGAGGCAAACGCAAAGAAAGCAGTCGAGACATACTTTTCTTCACAATATGGAACGGGGACCTTGAGGTGGGAAGTGGTAAACATAGACCTTCCGGAGAATCACCACTACCTCGAAGATTACACTATCATGTATAACACTCTTGTCATCCAGCAATACATAGACGGGAAGCCCGGTGAATGGAAGGAACTGTGGCATGCCTGGGACCTTTCAGAAGAGGAAGACCAGTACATTGAATATGTGAGAGATGAAGTAGCTTCTTTTTTGGGGGTGAACTGA
- a CDS encoding metallophosphoesterase family protein, with translation MRLAFFSDIHGNLEALEAVLKDIESQNIERIYCLGDLVGYGPQPQEVVQRIRDLKIPTIMGNYDDAIGYEKKSCGCAYNPGRETEVGDESLNWTIDNTSAKAKEFLRSLPHTLEFEEEGVKFLLVHGSPVDHLLEYIRPDTSSERLQKVLERVKADVIVNGHTHLPMVRWAMGKLVFNDGSVGRPKDGNPEACYLIVDVIQQSVSYEFRRIEYNVKSTIEKMIEVGLPAELALVLLLGKGYKMGPSKLKNTMDFRI, from the coding sequence ATGAGATTAGCATTCTTTTCGGATATACACGGAAATCTTGAGGCTCTCGAAGCAGTGCTGAAAGATATTGAGAGTCAAAACATTGAAAGAATTTACTGTCTCGGAGATCTAGTAGGGTATGGCCCTCAGCCACAAGAGGTTGTTCAAAGAATTCGCGACCTTAAAATCCCTACGATAATGGGAAATTATGATGATGCAATAGGTTATGAAAAGAAAAGCTGCGGCTGCGCATATAATCCCGGCAGAGAAACGGAAGTTGGAGACGAGTCCTTAAACTGGACCATAGACAACACTTCAGCTAAAGCTAAGGAGTTCCTACGTTCACTTCCTCACACATTGGAATTCGAAGAAGAGGGTGTGAAATTTCTTCTTGTTCATGGAAGCCCTGTAGATCATCTACTTGAGTACATAAGGCCAGATACTTCAAGCGAAAGGCTACAGAAAGTGCTGGAGAGGGTCAAAGCTGATGTCATCGTTAACGGCCACACTCATCTTCCTATGGTTCGCTGGGCGATGGGAAAACTCGTCTTCAATGATGGAAGTGTTGGCAGACCAAAGGATGGAAACCCTGAAGCCTGCTATCTGATTGTCGATGTTATCCAGCAGAGCGTCTCATATGAGTTTCGAAGAATAGAGTATAACGTTAAGTCTACAATTGAGAAAATGATTGAGGTCGGGCTGCCAGCAGAACTTGCTTTAGTCCTTTTGCTCGGCAAAGGATACAAAATGGGGCCGTCGAAACTTAAGAATACCATGGACTTCAGAATCTAA
- a CDS encoding ArsR/SmtB family transcription factor, with translation MLIYNLPEVMKSLADETNLRLLGLIKLHEELCVCEFEDMLELPQPTVSRHLKALADSRLIQARKDGRWRYYSMADCPEFVDEVLNVAIEQFGIKKRERRKKCGEK, from the coding sequence ATGCTTATCTATAATCTCCCAGAAGTCATGAAAAGCCTGGCAGATGAGACAAATCTGAGACTTCTGGGCCTTATCAAACTTCATGAGGAATTATGTGTCTGTGAATTCGAAGATATGCTTGAACTACCGCAGCCGACAGTTTCCAGGCACCTGAAAGCACTGGCTGATTCCAGGTTGATTCAGGCGAGGAAAGACGGTAGATGGAGATATTACAGCATGGCCGATTGCCCAGAGTTTGTTGATGAAGTTTTAAATGTCGCTATCGAGCAATTCGGAATCAAAAAGCGAGAAAGACGCAAGAAGTGTGGTGAAAAGTGA
- the arsB gene encoding ACR3 family arsenite efflux transporter — protein sequence MEQRLDVFSKYLTVWVGVAMFLGAILGNILPGLSNSLGNWQIANVSIPVAIVLLFMMYPIMLKIEFKEIVNVKKNSRPLLVTLVVNWAIKPFTMAFISWLFMKIFFNPVIPDGLANEYVAGMVLLGLAPCTAMVLVWTYLAKGNINYALVQVSINDLVILFLFAPMGKFLIGVSTGFPVPFSTIFWSVVFYVAIPLSLALLTRRIVVKRKGEKYLNETVIRRFDPFTKLGLLLTLVLVFMFQGKTIIDNPLHILLIAVPLLIQTYLIFFIGYYAVKKLKIDYAEAAPSTFIGASNFFELSIAVALILFGMNSGAALATVVGVLVEVPVMLSLVAIMKKRRASFDFSKG from the coding sequence TTGGAACAGAGACTTGACGTATTCAGCAAATACCTAACAGTTTGGGTGGGAGTAGCTATGTTTCTAGGGGCCATACTGGGCAACATTCTTCCCGGTCTCTCAAATTCCCTGGGAAACTGGCAAATAGCTAATGTGTCAATTCCTGTAGCAATAGTCCTACTTTTCATGATGTATCCGATCATGCTAAAGATTGAGTTCAAAGAGATAGTAAACGTAAAAAAGAACTCCAGGCCTCTTCTGGTAACACTGGTTGTCAATTGGGCGATTAAGCCGTTTACTATGGCCTTTATCTCATGGCTTTTCATGAAGATCTTTTTCAATCCAGTAATTCCTGATGGACTTGCTAATGAGTATGTTGCAGGGATGGTATTGCTGGGATTGGCTCCGTGCACAGCGATGGTTCTAGTTTGGACATATCTTGCAAAGGGAAACATAAACTACGCGCTTGTACAGGTCTCAATTAATGATCTGGTTATTCTCTTTCTTTTCGCACCAATGGGTAAGTTTCTAATAGGAGTATCGACAGGCTTCCCGGTACCCTTCTCAACTATTTTCTGGTCGGTTGTCTTCTATGTGGCGATTCCTCTTTCTTTGGCGCTTCTGACTCGAAGGATAGTGGTGAAAAGAAAAGGCGAGAAATATCTGAACGAAACCGTAATAAGGAGATTCGATCCATTCACGAAGCTTGGACTATTGTTGACCCTTGTACTAGTATTCATGTTCCAGGGCAAGACGATTATAGACAATCCCCTCCACATACTTCTAATAGCCGTCCCTCTCTTGATTCAGACCTATCTAATCTTTTTCATTGGATACTATGCAGTGAAAAAGCTAAAGATAGACTATGCCGAGGCCGCACCATCGACGTTTATCGGCGCGTCGAATTTCTTTGAACTTTCAATAGCGGTTGCACTTATACTTTTCGGTATGAATTCCGGTGCAGCGCTGGCTACAGTAGTCGGCGTGCTTGTCGAAGTACCGGTTATGCTTTCGTTGGTCGCAATAATGAAAAAGAGAAGAGCTTCGTTCGACTTCTCGAAAGGATAG
- a CDS encoding ArsR/SmtB family transcription factor: MNKRTVMLFKALGCSWRLKILEHLSKGTMCICELDDLYLIDKTTLSRHVKALVDTGLVKENRNGTRKELSIADRRVLEIIELAKSITDVSLQESE, encoded by the coding sequence ATGAACAAGAGGACAGTAATGCTTTTCAAGGCACTGGGTTGTAGCTGGCGACTGAAAATACTTGAGCATCTTTCAAAGGGTACTATGTGTATTTGCGAGCTCGATGACCTTTATTTGATTGACAAGACAACTCTCTCAAGACACGTTAAGGCACTGGTAGATACGGGCCTCGTCAAGGAGAATAGAAATGGCACGAGAAAGGAGCTCAGCATAGCAGATAGAAGAGTCCTGGAGATTATCGAGCTTGCCAAGTCAATCACTGATGTGTCATTACAAGAATCGGAGTAG
- a CDS encoding permease: MTVYSIVIYLITGSLLVISLIGSRKKTLMALKKAWRSFEGILPELIAILLFIGLLIALLNPDTISQLLGESSGVWGLLIASVVGSITLIPGFVAFPTAAMLLDNGAGIPQIALFISTLMMVGVVTFPVEKKYFGSGLTIMRNVMAFVFSFIVAGLMGMILG, from the coding sequence ATGACTGTGTACAGCATCGTAATCTATTTAATAACTGGATCTCTTCTAGTTATCTCTCTCATTGGAAGTCGAAAAAAGACTCTTATGGCGCTCAAAAAAGCATGGAGATCATTTGAGGGAATTCTACCTGAACTTATTGCTATTCTGCTTTTTATCGGATTGCTTATCGCGCTGCTGAATCCCGACACAATCTCGCAGCTGCTAGGAGAAAGTTCGGGAGTTTGGGGGTTGCTGATAGCTTCAGTAGTGGGGTCTATCACGCTGATCCCCGGTTTTGTCGCTTTTCCTACGGCGGCCATGTTGCTCGATAATGGTGCCGGGATACCTCAGATAGCTCTTTTCATCTCCACTCTGATGATGGTAGGAGTTGTCACTTTTCCGGTAGAGAAGAAATATTTCGGAAGTGGGCTGACGATTATGAGAAATGTGATGGCATTCGTATTCTCGTTTATTGTGGCTGGTCTTATGGGAATGATTCTGGGATGA
- a CDS encoding permease, protein MKAKRYIFPLAMAAVVSAVFAVDNQVGRNALSITGSSFLEMLSVIPPIFILLGLLDVWIPREKIIRHLGEESGIKGIVLSFLLGAAAAGPLYGAFPIAAVFMKKGVKFSNVLIFIGAWSTTKIPMFMFEMGSLGAGFALLRLAINIPGTLLMAMILEKITGKESIEAIYAQASSMSE, encoded by the coding sequence ATGAAGGCGAAAAGGTATATCTTTCCGCTGGCAATGGCAGCGGTCGTTTCTGCTGTATTTGCCGTCGACAATCAGGTTGGGCGCAACGCGTTGAGCATTACTGGATCGAGTTTTCTAGAAATGTTGTCCGTTATTCCTCCGATATTTATTCTATTGGGCCTTCTCGATGTCTGGATTCCGAGAGAGAAGATTATCAGACATCTGGGAGAGGAATCAGGCATTAAGGGAATAGTACTTTCCTTTCTTCTTGGAGCGGCTGCGGCGGGGCCTTTATATGGAGCCTTTCCAATAGCAGCAGTCTTCATGAAGAAAGGAGTGAAGTTTTCGAACGTGCTGATCTTCATTGGAGCATGGTCAACAACTAAGATTCCGATGTTTATGTTCGAGATGGGATCGCTGGGAGCAGGGTTCGCTCTGCTCAGACTGGCGATAAACATTCCGGGGACACTACTGATGGCGATGATACTCGAGAAAATAACCGGCAAGGAAAGTATTGAGGCGATTTATGCACAGGCTAGCAGCATGAGTGAATAG